In Curtobacterium sp. TC1, the following proteins share a genomic window:
- a CDS encoding DUF1697 domain-containing protein — translation MAKWIALLRGVNVNGITIRSADLADLFRGLGFADVRTVLASGNVVFGTDADASTLKTTIEQALRDRFGYDAWIVLVRHEDLAAVIEGFPFDRADDRHDYVVFGSDDDALDALLTDLAVDATVEQVARGDGVVYWSCPKGSSTDTVFAKRAGAARFKRSTTTRNTNTLRKLL, via the coding sequence ATGGCGAAGTGGATCGCGCTGCTGCGCGGAGTGAACGTCAACGGCATCACGATCAGGAGCGCCGACCTCGCGGACCTGTTCCGAGGGCTCGGCTTCGCCGACGTCCGCACGGTGCTCGCGTCCGGCAACGTGGTGTTCGGCACGGATGCCGACGCCTCCACCCTCAAGACGACCATCGAGCAGGCGCTCCGCGACCGCTTCGGCTACGACGCGTGGATCGTGCTCGTCCGCCACGAGGACCTGGCGGCGGTGATCGAAGGGTTCCCGTTCGACCGGGCGGACGACCGGCACGACTACGTGGTGTTCGGCTCCGACGACGACGCCCTCGACGCACTGCTCACCGACCTCGCAGTCGACGCCACGGTCGAGCAGGTCGCCCGGGGCGACGGAGTCGTGTACTGGTCCTGCCCGAAGGGCTCGAGCACGGACACCGTGTTCGCGAAGCGGGCCGGGGCAGCACGCTTCAAGCGCTCGACCACGACGCGCAACACGAACACCCTCCGGAAGCTCCTGTGA
- a CDS encoding VOC family protein: MTRGALHHVELRTRDLDTASSAWGWLLGELGYAPFQQWPEGRSWRLGDVYVVLEAAPLDGAHDRRRPGLSHLAFHAGDADQVEQLWTDAPAHGWGRLYEDRHPFVGGPHHRAAFLEDAERFKVELVAS, translated from the coding sequence GTGACCCGAGGCGCCCTGCACCACGTCGAGCTCCGCACGCGCGACCTCGACACGGCGAGCAGCGCGTGGGGTTGGTTGCTCGGCGAGCTCGGGTACGCGCCGTTCCAGCAGTGGCCGGAGGGCCGCAGCTGGCGACTCGGTGACGTCTACGTCGTGCTCGAGGCCGCCCCGCTCGACGGCGCGCACGACCGTCGGCGGCCAGGACTGAGCCACCTGGCGTTCCACGCCGGCGACGCCGACCAGGTCGAGCAGCTGTGGACGGACGCACCGGCGCACGGCTGGGGCCGCCTCTACGAGGACCGCCACCCGTTCGTCGGCGGGCCGCATCACCGTGCTGCCTTCTTGGAGGATGCCGAACGGTTCAAGGTCGAGCTCGTCGCGAGCTGA
- a CDS encoding glycoside hydrolase family 65 protein: MNPITSDPLDRVRYPIDEWALVETEYTPDEQGVAETNFAVGNGYLGLRGNLDEGRGGVQYGTYINGFHETWPIRHAEDAFGFAKTGQTIINAPDAKVIRLYVDDEPLVLAEADILHHTRRLEFRGGYLFRETEWSTPSGKRVLIRSRRLVSFTDRHLAVIDYEVTVLDADASILLSSQILNRQDVQDEYHAGMRAAANAFDPRKAEAFTDRVLEPKLKRSTGARSLLGYQASSSGMTICVGVEHHLETENSWDESSSIDDDLAKHVYRVQARAGQPIRLVKHVVYHTSRGVPVRELADRCDRTLDRAHAENIDETFEKQRVWLDDYWARSDVEIAGQPAIQQAVRWNLFMLAQATARTDGHGIAAKGVTGSGYGGHYFWDMEIYVLPFLSYTAPIVARNALRFRYNMLDAARSRARELNQRGALFPWRTINGEESSAYYAAGTAQYHIDADIAHALMQYVRASGDTEFLKRGAIDVLVETARLWADLGFWRSNGDKKFHIDGVTGPDEYTTVVDDNLYTNVMARANLWFAVNACRELAADDVEEYDRMIRRTGLRPDELVEWEHAAESMEIPFDPHRGIHPQDAQFLDKELWDLENTPESKRPLLLHYHPLVIYRFQVLKQADVVLALFLQGHEFTAAEKRRDFDYYDALTTGDSTLSAVVQSIMAAEVGYHDLADQYFQTALYVDLADLHGNTSDGVHIASTGGIWGALVNGFGGMRDHGGRMTFNPRLPRHWDALTYRLTVRGSRVRVDLGQDSMTFTVETGSGFTAWVHNQQWDIEAGEPTVVPLPHQGPRMSGHAPTTSDIQGTLRADGSVITASIPTISLERDFDVDETTT, encoded by the coding sequence ATGAACCCCATCACCTCGGACCCGCTCGACCGCGTCCGGTACCCGATCGACGAGTGGGCACTCGTCGAGACCGAGTACACCCCCGACGAGCAGGGCGTCGCCGAGACGAACTTCGCCGTCGGCAACGGGTACCTCGGCCTGCGCGGCAACCTCGACGAGGGCCGCGGTGGCGTGCAGTACGGCACCTACATCAACGGGTTCCACGAGACCTGGCCGATCCGGCACGCCGAAGACGCCTTCGGGTTCGCCAAGACCGGGCAGACGATCATCAACGCGCCCGACGCCAAGGTGATCCGGCTGTACGTCGACGACGAACCCCTGGTGCTGGCCGAGGCGGACATCCTCCACCACACGCGGCGGCTCGAGTTCCGCGGCGGCTACCTGTTCCGCGAGACCGAGTGGTCGACGCCGTCCGGCAAGCGCGTGCTGATCCGGTCCCGCCGTCTGGTGTCGTTCACCGACCGCCACCTCGCCGTGATCGACTACGAGGTCACCGTGCTCGACGCGGACGCCTCGATCCTGCTGTCCAGCCAGATCCTGAACCGCCAGGACGTGCAGGACGAGTACCACGCGGGGATGCGGGCAGCGGCGAACGCCTTCGACCCGCGCAAGGCCGAGGCCTTCACCGACCGGGTGCTCGAACCGAAGCTCAAGCGCAGCACCGGCGCCCGCTCGCTGCTCGGCTACCAGGCGTCGAGCTCCGGCATGACGATCTGCGTCGGCGTGGAGCACCACCTCGAGACCGAGAACAGCTGGGACGAGTCGTCGTCGATCGACGACGACCTGGCGAAGCACGTCTACCGCGTCCAGGCGCGCGCCGGCCAGCCGATCCGACTCGTGAAGCACGTGGTCTACCACACCTCCCGCGGAGTCCCGGTGCGCGAACTCGCCGACCGCTGCGACCGGACGCTCGACCGGGCGCACGCCGAGAACATCGACGAGACGTTCGAGAAGCAGCGCGTCTGGCTCGACGACTACTGGGCGCGGAGCGACGTCGAGATCGCCGGGCAGCCGGCCATCCAGCAGGCCGTCCGGTGGAACCTGTTCATGCTCGCGCAGGCCACCGCCCGCACCGACGGACACGGCATCGCCGCCAAGGGCGTCACCGGCTCCGGGTACGGCGGACACTACTTCTGGGACATGGAGATCTACGTCCTGCCGTTCCTGTCCTACACGGCGCCGATCGTCGCCCGGAACGCCCTGCGCTTCCGCTACAACATGCTCGACGCGGCACGCTCACGGGCACGTGAGCTGAACCAGCGCGGCGCGCTCTTCCCCTGGCGCACGATCAACGGCGAGGAGTCCAGCGCGTACTACGCCGCCGGCACCGCGCAGTACCACATCGACGCCGACATCGCGCATGCCCTGATGCAGTACGTGCGGGCGTCCGGAGACACCGAGTTCCTGAAGCGCGGAGCGATCGACGTGCTCGTCGAGACCGCTCGGCTCTGGGCCGACCTCGGCTTCTGGCGCTCCAACGGCGACAAGAAGTTCCACATCGACGGCGTCACCGGACCCGACGAGTACACGACCGTGGTCGACGACAACCTGTACACGAACGTCATGGCGCGGGCGAACCTGTGGTTCGCGGTCAACGCGTGCCGCGAGCTCGCTGCCGACGACGTCGAAGAGTACGACCGGATGATCCGACGCACCGGCCTGCGCCCCGACGAGCTCGTCGAGTGGGAGCACGCCGCCGAGTCGATGGAGATCCCCTTCGACCCGCACCGTGGCATCCACCCGCAGGACGCCCAGTTCCTGGACAAGGAACTCTGGGACCTCGAGAACACCCCCGAGTCCAAGCGCCCGCTGCTGCTGCACTACCACCCGCTGGTGATCTACCGGTTCCAGGTGCTCAAGCAGGCCGACGTCGTGCTCGCGCTGTTCCTGCAGGGGCACGAGTTCACCGCGGCCGAGAAGCGCCGCGACTTCGACTACTACGACGCGCTCACCACGGGCGACTCGACGCTGTCGGCGGTCGTGCAGTCGATCATGGCGGCCGAGGTCGGGTACCACGACCTCGCCGACCAGTACTTCCAGACGGCGCTCTACGTCGACCTGGCCGACCTGCACGGCAACACCTCGGACGGCGTGCACATCGCGTCGACCGGCGGCATCTGGGGTGCACTCGTCAACGGGTTCGGCGGCATGCGCGACCACGGCGGCCGGATGACGTTCAACCCGCGGCTGCCGCGGCACTGGGACGCCCTGACCTACCGCCTGACCGTGCGTGGATCGCGCGTCCGGGTGGACCTCGGGCAGGACTCCATGACCTTCACGGTCGAGACGGGCTCGGGCTTCACCGCGTGGGTGCACAACCAGCAGTGGGACATCGAGGCCGGCGAGCCGACCGTGGTGCCGCTGCCGCACCAGGGGCCGCGGATGTCCGGGCACGCCCCGACCACGAGCGACATCCAGGGCACGCTCCGTGCGGACGGCTCCGTGATCACGGCGTCGATCCCGACGATCTCGCTCGAGCGCGACTTCGACGTGGACGAGACGACCACGTAG
- a CDS encoding HAD family hydrolase, which yields MTTPTRRTPARLADTRALLFDLDGVLTPTADVHMRAWSRLFTPYLEAHGVAPYTQADYFAYIDGKPRYDGVRSLLGSRGIDLPEGTPDDGPDADTVCGLGNRKNGEFTAELDEHGVEPYPGSLRFLTAAIDAGFHVAVVSSSANAVSVLRTAGILDRFPVVVDGLVARQDGLAGKPAPDTYLDAAGRFGLTAAECVVVEDATSGVEAGRNGAFGLVVGVDRGAGADALRAHGADVVVTDLADLVADLPRATTSTT from the coding sequence ATGACGACGCCGACCCGGCGCACACCCGCGCGACTCGCGGACACGCGAGCGCTCCTGTTCGACCTGGACGGTGTCCTCACCCCCACCGCCGACGTGCACATGCGTGCCTGGAGCCGGCTCTTCACGCCGTACCTCGAGGCGCACGGGGTCGCGCCGTACACGCAGGCCGACTACTTCGCGTACATCGACGGCAAGCCGCGGTACGACGGCGTGCGCTCGCTGCTCGGGTCGCGGGGCATCGACCTGCCGGAGGGCACCCCGGACGACGGCCCGGACGCCGACACCGTGTGCGGTCTCGGCAACCGGAAGAACGGCGAGTTCACCGCCGAGCTGGACGAGCACGGCGTCGAGCCGTACCCCGGCTCGCTCCGGTTCCTCACCGCCGCGATCGACGCCGGCTTCCACGTCGCGGTCGTCTCGAGTTCCGCGAACGCCGTCTCGGTGCTGCGGACCGCCGGCATCCTCGACCGGTTCCCCGTCGTCGTCGACGGGCTCGTCGCACGTCAGGACGGCCTCGCCGGCAAGCCCGCCCCCGACACCTACCTCGACGCCGCCGGACGGTTCGGTCTGACCGCCGCCGAGTGCGTCGTGGTCGAGGACGCCACGAGCGGTGTCGAAGCCGGCCGGAACGGGGCCTTCGGCCTCGTCGTCGGGGTCGACCGCGGAGCGGGCGCCGACGCGTTGCGCGCGCACGGTGCCGACGTCGTCGTGACGGACCTCGCCGACCTGGTCGCGGACCTTCCCCGGGCGACCACCAGCACCACGTAG
- a CDS encoding alpha/beta hydrolase, whose translation MNRVLRWTAWIVAVLLVVVVVFLVWAHIVMQGTRSAALQVWRDDRVSVQDAGDSVVMTPTGQADGKGIVFIPGAKVDPYAYMATFRQVVANGTTVVITKPTLNLAFFDTRPLSTFEAHAPDVATWAVGGHSLGGVRACQLAQDADGLLLLGSYCANDISTSYIDVLSVSGSRDGLSTPDKVDAARHLLPSTATMTEVQGSNHADFGAYGDQPGDRTATISREDARQQISSAIEAWARDLPPAPGLR comes from the coding sequence ATGAACCGAGTGCTGCGGTGGACCGCGTGGATCGTCGCCGTGCTGCTTGTGGTCGTGGTGGTGTTCCTCGTCTGGGCGCACATCGTCATGCAGGGCACCCGGAGCGCTGCGCTGCAGGTCTGGCGCGACGACCGCGTGTCGGTCCAGGACGCCGGTGACTCCGTCGTGATGACCCCGACGGGGCAGGCCGACGGCAAGGGCATCGTGTTCATCCCGGGTGCCAAGGTCGATCCGTACGCGTACATGGCGACCTTCCGGCAGGTGGTCGCGAACGGCACGACGGTCGTCATCACGAAGCCGACGCTCAACCTCGCGTTCTTCGACACCCGGCCGCTCTCCACCTTCGAGGCGCACGCGCCGGACGTCGCGACGTGGGCAGTCGGTGGGCACTCGCTGGGCGGTGTCCGCGCCTGCCAGCTCGCGCAGGACGCGGACGGCCTGCTGCTGCTCGGCAGCTACTGCGCGAACGACATCAGCACGTCGTACATCGACGTGCTGAGCGTCTCGGGCTCACGTGACGGGCTCTCGACGCCCGACAAGGTCGACGCCGCCCGGCACCTGCTGCCGTCGACCGCGACGATGACCGAGGTCCAGGGTTCGAACCACGCCGACTTCGGCGCGTACGGCGACCAGCCGGGCGACCGCACGGCGACCATCAGCCGCGAGGACGCCCGCCAGCAGATCTCGTCGGCGATCGAGGCGTGGGCGCGCGACCTGCCGCCGGCCCCCGGCCTGCGCTGA
- the hxlA gene encoding 3-hexulose-6-phosphate synthase, translating into MQLQFAMDTLTTEAALELAAAAAPHVDVLELGTPLIKSAGLSAVTAIKEAHPDKIVFADLKTMDAGELEADIAFSAGADLVTVLGVAGDSTIVGAVKAAKKHGKGIVVDLIGVSDKAARAREVVALGAEFVEVHAGLDEQAEEGFTFSTLLDAGKESGVPFSIAGGVNASSVASVQEAGARIAVAGSAIYSASDVGAAAAEIRAAIK; encoded by the coding sequence ATGCAGCTCCAGTTCGCCATGGACACCCTGACCACCGAAGCCGCCCTCGAACTCGCCGCCGCGGCCGCGCCGCACGTCGACGTCCTCGAGCTCGGCACGCCCCTGATCAAGAGCGCCGGCCTGTCCGCGGTCACCGCGATCAAGGAAGCCCACCCGGACAAGATCGTCTTCGCCGACCTCAAGACCATGGACGCCGGCGAGCTCGAGGCCGACATCGCGTTCTCGGCCGGTGCCGACCTGGTCACCGTCCTCGGTGTCGCCGGTGACTCGACCATCGTCGGGGCCGTCAAGGCCGCGAAGAAGCACGGCAAGGGCATCGTCGTCGACCTGATCGGCGTCTCCGACAAGGCCGCCCGTGCTCGTGAGGTCGTCGCACTCGGTGCCGAGTTCGTCGAGGTCCACGCCGGGCTCGACGAGCAGGCGGAAGAGGGCTTCACGTTCTCGACGCTGCTCGACGCCGGCAAGGAGTCGGGTGTCCCCTTCTCGATCGCGGGTGGTGTGAACGCGTCCTCCGTCGCCTCGGTGCAGGAGGCCGGTGCCCGCATCGCCGTCGCCGGCAGCGCGATCTACAGCGCGTCGGACGTCGGCGCCGCAGCTGCCGAGATCCGCGCCGCCATCAAGTAG
- the hxlB gene encoding 6-phospho-3-hexuloisomerase, translating into MAEPTVPAAFDVIVREVTDLAANVDDASAERALDLIDRSHRVFVHGAGRSGLALRMTAMRLMHLGRDVHIVGETTTPAIRPGDVLLVASGSGTTSGIVQAARTAHDVGASVVALSTTDDSPLSEVADVTLVLPAATKTDRSGTASAQYAGSLFEQAVALVGDALFHTLWSRGGQSADDLWPRHANLE; encoded by the coding sequence ATGGCAGAACCCACCGTCCCCGCAGCGTTCGACGTGATCGTGCGCGAGGTCACCGACCTCGCCGCGAACGTCGACGACGCGTCGGCTGAGCGCGCCCTCGACCTGATCGACCGGAGCCACCGGGTCTTCGTGCACGGCGCCGGCCGGTCCGGCCTGGCACTGCGCATGACGGCGATGCGGCTCATGCACCTCGGTCGCGACGTCCACATCGTCGGCGAGACCACCACGCCCGCGATCCGCCCCGGGGACGTGCTCCTCGTCGCGAGCGGATCCGGCACGACCAGCGGCATCGTGCAGGCGGCCCGCACCGCGCACGACGTCGGAGCGTCCGTCGTCGCCCTGTCGACCACCGACGACTCCCCGTTGTCCGAGGTCGCCGACGTCACCCTCGTGCTGCCGGCAGCGACGAAGACCGACCGCTCCGGCACGGCCTCGGCCCAGTACGCCGGCAGCCTCTTCGAACAGGCCGTCGCCCTGGTCGGCGATGCCCTGTTCCACACGCTCTGGTCCCGCGGCGGGCAGTCCGCCGACGACCTCTGGCCCCGACACGCCAACCTCGAATGA
- a CDS encoding helix-turn-helix transcriptional regulator translates to MDASGTDREARGGSASRLAASEHARTVAEQADRQALTLESVLAVLRSPRVSDAAARAEAVEIASAALVDLRTETDHQRSTLLEPVTGAFSRLRADLRPLVRFGDLDVQFVEPPTTGRALPGDVAHAARAIVRTAVLALVDGGAAKRVRIQWDCDGRNLLMQLRDDGSGTLDVHDDAMRPIAERVVTLDGRVQVSSTPDWGSVLDISLPLDPSPTEVDSVADDDLTPRERDVLRLLATGVGNREIAEGLGISVNTVKYHVANLLRKHGARTRAELAAFSSRA, encoded by the coding sequence ATGGACGCATCGGGAACGGACCGGGAGGCCCGTGGCGGCTCCGCCAGTCGGCTCGCCGCCTCGGAACACGCCAGGACGGTCGCCGAGCAGGCGGACCGTCAGGCGCTCACCCTCGAGTCCGTGCTCGCCGTGCTCCGGTCACCGCGGGTGTCCGACGCCGCCGCGCGGGCCGAGGCCGTCGAGATCGCGTCAGCCGCGCTCGTCGACCTCCGCACCGAGACCGATCACCAGCGCAGCACCCTGCTCGAGCCGGTCACCGGAGCGTTCTCACGGCTGCGCGCCGACCTGCGCCCGCTCGTCCGGTTCGGTGACCTCGACGTGCAGTTCGTCGAACCGCCCACGACCGGCCGTGCGCTGCCCGGTGACGTCGCCCACGCGGCCCGGGCCATCGTCCGGACCGCCGTGCTCGCCCTGGTCGACGGCGGTGCGGCCAAGCGCGTCCGCATCCAGTGGGACTGCGACGGCCGGAACCTGCTCATGCAGCTCCGTGACGACGGGTCCGGCACCCTCGACGTGCACGACGACGCCATGCGGCCGATCGCGGAGCGCGTCGTGACCCTCGACGGGCGCGTCCAGGTGTCGAGCACACCCGACTGGGGCTCCGTGCTCGACATCTCGCTGCCCCTCGACCCGTCACCGACCGAGGTGGACTCGGTCGCGGACGACGACCTCACCCCGCGGGAGCGCGACGTGCTGCGGCTGCTCGCAACGGGCGTCGGCAACCGCGAGATCGCCGAGGGCCTGGGCATCAGCGTCAACACCGTGAAGTACCACGTGGCGAACCTGCTCCGGAAGCACGGCGCCCGCACCCGTGCCGAGCTCGCGGCCTTCAGTTCCCGGGCGTGA
- a CDS encoding response regulator, with amino-acid sequence MKVLIADDDAQLVRALSVTLAARGYDVVTAKDGRAAIDAVITERPDLVLLDLGMPRLDGIGVLEGIRGWSQVPVLVLSGRTDSSDKVDALDAGADDYVTKPFQMDELLARLRALGRRRVPTGVDTVPTIRIGDLVVDLVAKQVTPASGPAIRLTPTEWRLLEVLVTNPDRLMTREMLLTEVWGPSHGNDSGYLRLYMAQLRRKLEPDPAHPRYLVTESGMGYRFAPVGVTPGN; translated from the coding sequence ATGAAGGTGTTGATCGCCGACGACGACGCACAGCTCGTCCGGGCGCTCTCCGTGACGCTCGCCGCACGCGGGTACGACGTCGTGACGGCGAAGGACGGCCGCGCTGCGATCGACGCCGTCATCACCGAACGCCCCGACCTGGTGCTGCTCGACCTCGGCATGCCCCGGCTCGACGGCATCGGTGTCCTCGAGGGCATCCGGGGCTGGTCGCAGGTGCCGGTGCTGGTGCTGTCCGGACGGACGGACTCGTCCGACAAGGTCGACGCGCTCGACGCCGGCGCCGACGACTACGTGACGAAGCCGTTCCAGATGGACGAGCTGCTGGCGCGGCTGCGGGCCCTCGGACGGCGTCGCGTCCCGACCGGCGTGGACACCGTGCCGACGATCCGGATCGGCGACCTGGTCGTGGACCTCGTGGCGAAGCAGGTGACCCCGGCCAGCGGTCCCGCGATCCGGCTGACCCCGACCGAGTGGCGTCTGCTCGAGGTGCTCGTCACGAACCCTGACCGGCTGATGACCCGCGAGATGCTCCTGACCGAGGTGTGGGGACCGTCGCACGGCAACGACTCCGGGTACCTGCGGCTGTACATGGCGCAGCTGCGGCGGAAGCTCGAGCCCGACCCAGCGCACCCGCGGTACCTGGTGACGGAGTCCGGCATGGGCTACCGCTTCGCCCCCGTCGGGGTCACGCCCGGGAACTGA
- a CDS encoding ATP-binding protein, translated as MKRGKLRVLLGAAPGVGKTFTMLEEGRRLLDEGRDVVVAVVETHERAATAALVTGLEVVPRRSVAHRGVELDDLDLDAVIARAPEVALVDELAHTNAPGSANEKRWQDVEALRDAGIDVTSTVNVQHMQSLGDVVREITGTVQRETVPDAVVRAADQIEVVDLAPAALRERLSDGLVYPAARIDAALSNYFRLGNLTALREIALLWLADEVDDALKAYRAEHGIEHRWETRERVLVALTGGPEGETLLRRGARIAARSAGGELAAVHVTTNDGLRVRHPGALGKQRTLLEQLGGTYHQVVGDDVPSTLVRFARSIDATQIVIGVSRRSRLAAAMTGPGIGNTVIRESGDIDVHVVTHERAGGGITLPKLGGSLSRGRVLAAFVLSVLVGPLLTWALSIGSDPDAITVDVLAYQLLVLVVALVGGMWPAVFTAVLSGLSLDYFFVQPLYMVTVQQPLHLFALVMYVISAVLVSFVVDRSARRSRAARRASAESGLLMGIAGSVLRGDDALQALLDRTREAFGFAGVRIRQGDEVPATSGEFGSTPDASTTLASGAVLEFAGVPDDPTQRRLLRVVEQQLDAAVEHRELTRTAVGAERIAAADRVRSALLAAVGHDVRRPIAAASAAVQTLRAPDIDLSRADREALLATADESLGQLAVLLADLLDVSRVQAGVLAVTPAAIALETVVAPALDELELGPDDVDLDLPADLPPVLADPVLLQRVVVNLLANAARYAPDGTHVRIAASAFAGGVELRVADHGPGIPEDRRDEVFQPFQRLGDTDNETGLGLGLALARGFTEGMGGTIEVDDTPGGGLTVVVRLPIAGHVGVELR; from the coding sequence GTGAAGCGCGGCAAGCTGCGGGTCCTGCTCGGTGCCGCACCGGGCGTCGGCAAGACGTTCACCATGCTCGAAGAGGGCCGCCGGCTGCTCGACGAGGGCCGTGACGTCGTCGTCGCCGTCGTCGAGACGCACGAGCGCGCCGCCACCGCCGCCCTCGTCACCGGACTCGAAGTGGTCCCCCGCCGCTCGGTCGCGCACCGTGGTGTGGAGCTCGACGACCTCGACCTCGACGCCGTCATCGCCCGGGCACCCGAGGTCGCCCTCGTCGACGAACTCGCGCACACGAACGCTCCCGGCAGTGCGAACGAGAAGCGCTGGCAGGACGTCGAGGCACTGCGTGACGCCGGCATCGACGTCACCTCCACGGTGAACGTGCAGCACATGCAGTCCCTCGGCGACGTGGTGCGGGAGATCACCGGCACCGTGCAGCGCGAGACCGTCCCCGACGCCGTGGTGCGCGCGGCCGACCAGATCGAGGTCGTGGACCTGGCCCCGGCAGCGCTGCGCGAACGGCTGTCCGACGGACTCGTGTACCCGGCCGCCCGGATCGATGCGGCGCTGTCGAACTACTTCCGGCTCGGCAACCTGACGGCCCTGCGTGAGATCGCGCTGCTCTGGCTGGCGGACGAGGTCGACGACGCGCTGAAGGCCTACCGCGCCGAACACGGCATCGAGCACCGCTGGGAGACCCGGGAACGGGTGCTGGTCGCCCTGACCGGCGGGCCCGAGGGCGAGACCCTGCTCCGTCGCGGTGCCCGTATCGCCGCCCGCAGTGCCGGGGGCGAACTCGCGGCCGTGCACGTGACGACGAACGACGGTCTGCGCGTGCGGCACCCGGGGGCGCTGGGCAAGCAGCGGACCTTGCTCGAGCAGCTCGGCGGCACGTACCACCAGGTCGTCGGCGACGACGTGCCGTCGACCCTCGTGCGGTTCGCGCGGTCGATCGACGCGACCCAGATCGTCATCGGCGTCAGCCGACGCAGTCGGCTCGCTGCCGCGATGACCGGTCCGGGGATCGGCAACACCGTGATCCGGGAGTCCGGCGACATCGACGTGCACGTCGTCACCCACGAGCGTGCCGGCGGCGGGATCACCCTGCCGAAGCTCGGTGGCAGCCTGTCGCGCGGGCGGGTCCTCGCCGCCTTCGTGCTGTCGGTCCTGGTCGGGCCCCTGCTCACCTGGGCGCTGTCGATCGGCAGCGACCCCGACGCCATCACCGTCGACGTGCTGGCGTACCAGTTGCTCGTGCTCGTCGTGGCGCTCGTGGGCGGGATGTGGCCAGCGGTGTTCACGGCCGTGCTGTCCGGGCTGAGCCTCGACTACTTCTTCGTGCAACCCCTCTACATGGTCACCGTCCAGCAGCCGTTGCACCTGTTCGCCCTGGTCATGTACGTGATCAGTGCGGTGCTGGTCAGCTTCGTGGTCGACCGGTCCGCGCGCCGATCACGTGCCGCCCGCCGCGCCTCGGCCGAGTCCGGGCTCCTGATGGGCATCGCCGGCAGCGTGCTCCGTGGTGACGACGCCCTGCAGGCACTGCTCGACCGCACCCGTGAGGCCTTCGGCTTCGCCGGCGTCCGGATCCGCCAGGGCGACGAGGTGCCGGCCACCTCCGGCGAGTTCGGCTCGACGCCGGACGCGTCCACGACGCTGGCTTCCGGGGCCGTCCTCGAGTTCGCGGGTGTGCCCGACGACCCGACCCAGCGCCGACTGCTGCGGGTCGTCGAGCAACAGCTCGACGCCGCCGTCGAGCACCGCGAGCTGACCCGCACGGCCGTCGGCGCCGAGCGCATCGCCGCCGCCGACCGGGTCAGGAGCGCGCTGCTCGCGGCCGTCGGCCACGACGTGCGCCGACCCATCGCAGCGGCCTCCGCCGCCGTGCAGACGCTTCGTGCGCCCGACATCGACCTGTCACGGGCCGACCGGGAGGCGCTGCTCGCGACCGCCGACGAGAGCCTCGGTCAGCTGGCGGTGCTGTTGGCAGACCTGTTGGACGTCAGTCGCGTGCAGGCCGGTGTCCTCGCGGTCACCCCGGCTGCGATCGCGCTCGAGACGGTGGTCGCCCCCGCGCTCGACGAACTGGAGCTCGGCCCCGACGACGTCGACCTCGACCTGCCCGCCGACCTGCCGCCGGTGCTCGCCGACCCGGTCCTGCTGCAGCGGGTCGTCGTGAACCTCCTCGCGAACGCGGCCCGGTACGCCCCGGACGGTACCCACGTGCGGATCGCCGCGAGCGCGTTCGCCGGCGGGGTCGAACTCCGTGTCGCCGACCACGGCCCCGGGATCCCCGAGGACCGCCGCGACGAGGTGTTCCAGCCGTTCCAACGACTCGGCGACACCGACAACGAGACCGGCCTCGGGCTCGGCCTGGCCCTGGCGCGCGGGTTCACCGAGGGCATGGGCGGCACGATCGAGGTCGACGACACCCCGGGCGGTGGGCTCACCGTCGTGGTGCGGCTGCCGATCGCCGGGCACGTGGGAGTGGAGCTCCGATGA